One genomic region from Streptomyces sp. NBC_00457 encodes:
- a CDS encoding TIGR03936 family radical SAM-associated protein has product MQRIRLRYTKRGRLRFTSHRDFQRAFERALRRAEVPMAYSAGFTPHPKVSYANAAPTGTGSEAEYLEIALTEARDPEKLKVLLDESMPAGLDIIEAVESRTSGLADRLTASEWELRLDGVDPADAERAVRAFTAAESVEVQRRTKNGLRTFDARPAVVSLETHSSAADRPTDQPCAILRLVVRHVTPAVRPDDVLSGLRAVADLAPPVPAGVTRLAQGLFDEETGTVTDPLAPDREADTAPPSAEPSSAAAKAPA; this is encoded by the coding sequence GTGCAGCGCATCCGACTGCGCTACACCAAGCGCGGCCGCCTCCGGTTCACCAGCCACCGTGACTTCCAGCGCGCCTTCGAGCGTGCGCTGCGCCGTGCCGAGGTGCCGATGGCGTACTCGGCGGGGTTCACGCCGCATCCGAAGGTGTCGTACGCCAATGCCGCACCCACCGGCACGGGCAGTGAGGCGGAGTACCTGGAGATCGCGCTCACCGAGGCGCGCGACCCGGAGAAGCTGAAGGTTCTGCTCGACGAGTCGATGCCCGCCGGGCTCGACATCATCGAGGCGGTCGAGTCCCGCACCTCGGGGCTCGCCGACCGGCTCACGGCATCCGAATGGGAGCTGCGGCTCGACGGAGTGGACCCGGCCGACGCCGAGCGCGCGGTCCGGGCCTTCACCGCCGCCGAGTCCGTAGAGGTCCAGCGGAGAACCAAGAACGGCCTACGGACCTTCGACGCCCGCCCGGCGGTCGTCAGCCTTGAAACGCACAGTTCGGCAGCTGATAGGCCGACCGACCAGCCCTGTGCGATACTGCGGCTGGTTGTTCGGCACGTGACGCCTGCCGTACGACCCGACGACGTCCTGTCCGGTCTCCGCGCCGTGGCCGACCTGGCGCCGCCGGTCCCCGCAGGGGTGACCAGGCTGGCGCAGGGGCTGTTCGATGAAGAGACCGGCACGGTGACCGACCCGCTCGCGCCCGACCGCGAGGCAGACACGGCCCCCCCATCGGCCGAACCATCGTCTGCCGCCGCGAAGGCGCCGGCGTAA
- a CDS encoding dihydrofolate reductase family protein, with amino-acid sequence MSLARVHNFSISLDGFGTGDGLSLDAPFGHAGERLHEWMFTTGFWHNMTGRPGGTRGLDDAFARQFEPGVGAEIMGAGKFGYPGWHEDPDWKGWWGPNPPFHTPTFILTHHTRPPIEMEGGTTFHFLDTSPAKALETAREAAGGQDVRIGGGPTVIRDFLAAGLIDHMHVVVTPILLGRGVRLWDGLEATEENYKIESASSPSGVTHLTFTRAGL; translated from the coding sequence ATGTCGCTCGCCCGTGTCCACAACTTCTCCATCTCCCTCGACGGCTTCGGCACCGGTGACGGTCTGAGCCTTGACGCACCGTTCGGCCATGCCGGCGAAAGGCTGCACGAGTGGATGTTCACCACCGGGTTCTGGCACAACATGACCGGCCGGCCCGGCGGGACCCGCGGCCTCGACGACGCCTTCGCGCGGCAGTTCGAGCCCGGGGTCGGTGCCGAGATCATGGGCGCCGGCAAGTTCGGCTACCCCGGATGGCACGAGGACCCGGACTGGAAGGGATGGTGGGGGCCCAACCCGCCGTTCCACACACCGACGTTCATCCTCACCCACCACACGCGCCCGCCGATCGAGATGGAAGGCGGCACCACCTTCCACTTCCTCGACACGTCGCCCGCCAAGGCACTCGAGACGGCCCGCGAGGCCGCGGGCGGCCAGGACGTACGCATCGGCGGCGGCCCCACCGTGATCCGCGACTTCCTCGCCGCCGGCCTCATCGACCACATGCACGTCGTGGTGACCCCCATCCTGCTCGGCCGAGGCGTCCGCCTCTGGGACGGACTGGAGGCCACCGAGGAGAACTACAAGATCGAGTCCGCCTCCTCACCCAGCGGGGTCACGCACCTGACCTTCACGCGCGCGGGCCTCTGA
- a CDS encoding Rne/Rng family ribonuclease, with the protein MLEPTEPNESVTDSEPNTPSDTLPPRRRRRAASRPAGSPAGTTEAAAETVAPAIPAVAESADLAEEAVGAAATAAPEASVVSDVTENIEEAAAVAAAEETEEAGDAVMAEEAAEVAKAEEAEEAEKSAEAAETAAPAGRTRRRAVRRASAPAGAPAAAEAAETVVPAAEAVVPAAETVEPAADVAAEPVAAGDAAEDAAPPRARRRATRRVSAPAAAPAAVESTETAEVPAAEAEPVAEVAEEAAPRRARRRATRRVTAAESAVEAAPAEAEQVAEEAAEEPRAAEQPVAEAAEGAAPKRSRRRSVRSAAVGFAEPAKPAAAEGAEGEEGKTRRPRRPVAPVFQAPVFTEPKFQTPQRAAAEAAAEAEVVEPEEFPEEEPAGTRRRRRRRGAAFAEEAEPQAAAETAVEDAADEAEEQAEDTVDSDEAEETGSRRRRRRGGRRRRRGESAESGGEDESEETEEVAAEQAVQDAEDTAEQVEEDEEEAEGREEQGGGSGGSSSSRRRRRRRRRSGDGGDAGELSEDDPERTVVKVREPRPKAEPSDEVQSIKGSTRLEAKKQRRREGREQGRRRVPIITEAEFLARREAVERVMVVRQSGERTQIGVLEDGVLVEHYVNKEQATSYVGNVYLGKVQNVLPSMEAAFIDIGKGRNAVLYAGEVNFEALGMANGPRRIESALKSGQSVLVQVTKDPIGHKGARLTSQVSLPGRYLVYVPEGSMTGISRKLPDTERARLKTILKKIVPEDAGVIVRTAAEGASEDELRRDVERLQAQWEDIQKKAKSGNAPTLLYGEPDMTVRVVRDIFNEDFTKVIVSGDEAWDTVHGYVAHVAPDLADRLQRWTSEVDVFATYRIDEQLMKALDRKVWLPSGGSLVIDKTEAMIVIDVNTGKFTGQGGNLEETVTRNNLEAAEEIVRQLRLRDLGGIVVIDFIDMVLESNRDLVLRRLLECLGRDRTKHQVAEVTSLGLVQMTRKRVGQGLLESFSETCVHCNGRGVIVHMEQPTSTGGGGKRRKRGRGGDGQVHEHEAAAVVEGAEVFETVEQEAESEAEVAAEVAEPVALTAPDYAPDEELYSSVAEAEAAVGRGRSRRRAGRRASAPAGAPKREADRADRAERAAEVEREVERPVQPESAAEAQAEPVAVEDPVVPAAEEAAPKGRTRRRATRKVSAPAGSPAGAEAAVVTVAESAPTAVAEQPRAEAPVEAPAAEESPAPARTRRRAVRKATAPTTSEDAAVVVVPSAAEAPSEAPAEPEGAEEAAPAKKTARKTAKKATAKKTAAKKTAAPKTAAKKATAKKAAKSTATKKAAKSTSKKTAAAEQAQPSVTASADES; encoded by the coding sequence ATGCTCGAGCCGACCGAACCGAACGAGTCCGTCACGGACTCCGAACCGAACACTCCCAGCGACACCCTGCCGCCGCGTCGTCGGCGCCGTGCCGCTTCCCGCCCGGCGGGATCGCCCGCCGGCACCACAGAGGCCGCGGCGGAGACCGTCGCGCCGGCCATACCGGCCGTGGCCGAGTCCGCCGACCTTGCCGAAGAGGCAGTCGGGGCCGCTGCGACCGCTGCGCCTGAGGCGAGCGTCGTGAGTGACGTGACCGAGAACATCGAAGAGGCCGCGGCGGTTGCGGCGGCCGAAGAGACTGAAGAGGCCGGAGACGCCGTGATGGCTGAAGAGGCCGCTGAGGTCGCAAAGGCTGAAGAGGCCGAAGAGGCTGAGAAGTCTGCTGAGGCCGCGGAGACGGCCGCGCCCGCCGGTCGTACGCGTCGCCGTGCTGTCCGCCGTGCGTCGGCGCCTGCCGGGGCTCCGGCGGCGGCCGAGGCCGCCGAGACCGTCGTACCGGCCGCCGAGGCGGTCGTGCCCGCGGCTGAGACCGTCGAGCCTGCTGCCGACGTGGCCGCCGAGCCGGTCGCGGCTGGGGACGCCGCCGAGGACGCCGCTCCGCCCCGTGCGCGTCGGCGTGCCACTCGGCGGGTGTCCGCGCCTGCCGCCGCTCCTGCGGCCGTGGAGTCCACCGAGACCGCGGAGGTGCCCGCCGCTGAGGCGGAGCCGGTCGCCGAAGTCGCCGAGGAGGCCGCCCCGCGTCGTGCGCGTCGCCGGGCCACCCGGCGGGTGACCGCCGCCGAGTCCGCCGTAGAGGCTGCTCCCGCTGAGGCGGAGCAGGTTGCCGAGGAGGCCGCGGAAGAGCCGCGTGCTGCGGAGCAGCCCGTCGCCGAGGCTGCCGAAGGGGCTGCCCCCAAGCGTTCGCGTCGCCGTTCCGTGCGTTCGGCTGCCGTCGGGTTCGCCGAGCCCGCGAAGCCTGCGGCGGCGGAGGGCGCCGAGGGCGAGGAAGGGAAGACGCGTCGGCCGAGGCGGCCGGTCGCGCCGGTGTTCCAGGCGCCCGTTTTCACCGAGCCGAAGTTCCAGACGCCCCAGCGGGCTGCCGCCGAGGCGGCCGCGGAGGCCGAGGTCGTGGAGCCCGAGGAGTTCCCGGAGGAGGAGCCGGCCGGGACGCGGCGTCGGCGCCGGCGCCGGGGGGCTGCCTTCGCTGAGGAGGCCGAGCCGCAGGCCGCCGCCGAGACCGCCGTGGAGGACGCGGCGGACGAGGCCGAGGAGCAGGCCGAGGACACCGTCGACAGTGACGAGGCCGAGGAGACCGGCTCGCGTCGTCGCCGCCGTCGTGGCGGCCGTCGCCGTCGCCGTGGTGAGTCCGCGGAGTCGGGTGGCGAGGACGAGTCGGAGGAGACCGAGGAGGTCGCCGCCGAGCAGGCCGTGCAGGACGCCGAGGACACCGCCGAGCAGGTCGAGGAAGACGAGGAAGAGGCCGAGGGCCGCGAGGAGCAGGGCGGTGGGTCCGGCGGCTCCAGCAGCAGCCGTCGCCGGCGCCGTCGTCGCCGTCGCTCCGGTGACGGCGGGGATGCCGGTGAGCTGTCCGAGGACGACCCCGAGCGTACCGTCGTCAAGGTCCGCGAGCCCCGCCCGAAGGCTGAGCCGTCCGACGAGGTGCAGTCCATCAAGGGCTCCACGCGTCTGGAGGCCAAGAAGCAGCGCCGCCGCGAAGGCCGTGAGCAGGGGCGCCGCCGCGTCCCGATCATCACCGAGGCCGAGTTCCTGGCCCGCCGCGAGGCCGTCGAGCGCGTCATGGTCGTCCGGCAGAGCGGTGAGCGTACGCAGATCGGCGTCCTGGAGGACGGCGTGCTCGTCGAGCACTACGTCAACAAGGAGCAGGCGACCTCGTACGTCGGCAATGTGTATCTCGGCAAGGTGCAGAACGTCCTGCCCTCGATGGAGGCAGCCTTCATCGACATCGGCAAGGGCCGCAATGCCGTGCTCTATGCCGGTGAGGTCAACTTCGAGGCGCTCGGCATGGCCAACGGGCCGCGGCGCATCGAGTCCGCGCTGAAGTCGGGCCAGTCCGTCCTCGTGCAGGTCACCAAGGACCCGATCGGACACAAGGGCGCCCGGCTCACCAGCCAGGTCTCCCTCCCGGGCCGCTACCTCGTGTACGTCCCCGAGGGCTCGATGACCGGCATCAGCCGCAAGCTGCCCGACACCGAGCGGGCGCGGCTGAAGACCATCCTCAAGAAGATCGTCCCCGAGGACGCGGGCGTCATCGTGCGCACCGCCGCCGAGGGCGCGAGCGAGGACGAGCTGCGCCGGGACGTCGAGCGGCTGCAGGCGCAGTGGGAGGACATCCAGAAGAAGGCCAAGAGCGGCAACGCGCCGACGCTGCTGTACGGCGAGCCGGACATGACCGTCCGCGTCGTCCGCGACATCTTCAACGAGGACTTCACCAAGGTCATCGTCAGCGGTGACGAGGCCTGGGACACCGTCCACGGATACGTCGCCCATGTCGCGCCCGATCTCGCGGACCGGCTGCAGAGGTGGACCTCCGAGGTCGACGTCTTCGCCACGTACCGGATCGACGAGCAGCTGATGAAGGCCCTCGACCGCAAGGTCTGGCTGCCCAGCGGCGGTTCGCTGGTGATCGACAAGACCGAAGCGATGATCGTGATCGACGTCAACACCGGCAAGTTCACCGGTCAGGGCGGCAACCTCGAAGAGACCGTGACCAGGAACAACCTGGAGGCGGCCGAGGAGATCGTGCGCCAGCTGCGGCTGCGGGACCTCGGCGGCATCGTCGTCATCGACTTCATCGACATGGTGCTGGAGAGCAACAGGGACCTGGTGCTGCGGCGCTTGCTGGAGTGCCTGGGCCGGGACCGTACGAAGCACCAGGTGGCGGAAGTGACCTCGCTGGGCCTGGTCCAGATGACCCGTAAGCGGGTCGGACAGGGGCTGCTGGAGTCCTTCTCGGAGACCTGCGTCCACTGCAACGGGCGCGGTGTCATCGTGCACATGGAGCAGCCGACCTCCACCGGAGGCGGCGGCAAGCGCCGTAAGCGCGGACGTGGCGGTGACGGGCAGGTCCACGAGCACGAGGCCGCGGCCGTCGTCGAGGGCGCCGAGGTCTTCGAGACCGTGGAGCAGGAGGCGGAGAGCGAGGCCGAGGTGGCCGCCGAGGTCGCCGAGCCGGTCGCGCTGACCGCTCCTGACTATGCGCCGGACGAGGAGCTGTACAGCAGCGTCGCCGAGGCGGAGGCCGCGGTCGGGCGAGGCCGTTCGCGGCGCCGGGCCGGCCGTCGGGCTTCGGCTCCGGCGGGTGCGCCCAAGCGTGAGGCGGACAGGGCCGACCGCGCGGAGCGGGCCGCCGAGGTCGAGCGGGAGGTCGAGCGTCCGGTGCAGCCGGAGTCGGCCGCCGAGGCGCAGGCCGAGCCGGTCGCGGTCGAGGACCCGGTCGTTCCGGCCGCCGAGGAGGCCGCGCCCAAGGGCCGTACGCGTCGCCGCGCGACCCGCAAGGTCTCCGCACCGGCCGGTTCCCCCGCGGGCGCCGAGGCTGCCGTGGTGACGGTCGCCGAGTCCGCGCCCACGGCGGTCGCCGAACAACCGCGGGCCGAGGCACCGGTCGAGGCTCCGGCCGCCGAGGAGAGCCCCGCTCCGGCCCGTACGCGGCGCCGCGCGGTACGGAAGGCCACCGCGCCGACCACATCCGAGGACGCGGCCGTCGTGGTCGTGCCGTCGGCCGCGGAGGCTCCTTCCGAGGCCCCTGCTGAACCAGAGGGCGCCGAGGAGGCCGCTCCGGCCAAGAAGACGGCCCGTAAGACCGCGAAGAAGGCCACGGCGAAGAAGACCGCCGCCAAGAAGACGGCGGCCCCCAAGACCGCCGCCAAGAAGGCGACGGCCAAGAAGGCGGCGAAGTCCACCGCCACCAAGAAGGCCGCGAAGTCGACGTCGAAGAAGACCGCGGCGGCGGA
- a CDS encoding LysR family transcriptional regulator — protein MLNLTHLKVLEAVARHGSVTEAAKELHYSQPSVSHHLGRLEAATGARLIQRAGRGIRLTPEGELLAQRATEILGRVDAASVELAARVGLRAGRVRLAGFQTVLSTLVPRAAAELSRSYPGIELNLVDAHPVEGLQMLRSGHVDIALIFRHADTPLEEEGIRLTHLLDDPLYLISDQPRPRLEDHRDSAWVGGCERCRAATVTACERAGFSPRIAYSCDDTVVAQALVAAGMGVAILNGLALQAHRAPGIHTTQLTGNARRIYAATYGDPPDPPATTALIEILTAPGTAASSSGP, from the coding sequence ATGCTGAACCTGACGCATCTCAAGGTGCTGGAGGCGGTCGCCCGTCATGGATCGGTGACCGAGGCAGCGAAGGAACTGCACTACTCCCAGCCGTCGGTCAGCCATCACCTGGGGCGGCTGGAAGCAGCCACCGGAGCCAGGCTCATCCAACGAGCCGGCCGCGGTATCCGGCTCACCCCCGAAGGTGAACTCCTCGCCCAACGGGCCACAGAGATACTGGGCCGCGTCGACGCCGCATCTGTCGAGCTGGCCGCCCGTGTGGGTCTTCGCGCCGGACGGGTACGGCTCGCCGGTTTCCAGACCGTCCTCAGCACCCTCGTACCGAGGGCCGCCGCCGAACTGTCCCGCTCGTACCCGGGAATCGAGCTGAACCTCGTCGACGCCCACCCGGTCGAGGGCCTGCAGATGCTGCGTTCGGGACACGTCGACATCGCCCTGATCTTCCGGCACGCCGACACTCCGCTGGAGGAGGAGGGAATCCGGCTCACCCACCTGCTGGACGACCCCCTCTATCTCATCAGCGACCAGCCCCGTCCGCGCCTCGAAGACCACCGTGACTCCGCCTGGGTCGGCGGCTGCGAACGCTGCCGAGCCGCCACGGTCACGGCATGCGAACGCGCCGGCTTCTCCCCACGCATCGCCTACTCCTGCGACGACACGGTCGTCGCCCAGGCGCTGGTGGCCGCCGGGATGGGTGTCGCCATACTCAACGGACTCGCGTTGCAGGCTCACCGGGCGCCGGGCATCCACACCACACAGCTCACCGGCAACGCCCGCCGGATCTACGCCGCCACGTACGGCGACCCGCCGGACCCACCCGCCACCACAGCGCTGATCGAGATCCTCACAGCCCCGGGTACTGCCGCCTCCAGTTCCGGCCCTTGA